One genomic segment of Planctomycetia bacterium includes these proteins:
- a CDS encoding TIGR03009 domain-containing protein: MSSRIVPLTALSVMLLVIFWAVVATAQQQQFPEQQQQPLPQQQLPPEQQQQQLLQQQQLPPQPLEQQLVGPPAGVPQQGLPPGNGMLPAPAPQPLQQAPFVLSPPEEEVLDRLLTDWQMKSGQVKTYESTFTRWDYDGVFGNANAAKRIVKGKLKYAAPDKGYYELDDASEKWICTGAAVFEFRNDLKQMREHPLPKAMQGQAIADGPMPFVFGVDAGKMKARYWLRITTPQANQADQVWLEVYPRHAKDAANFQKIDLILSFAHDGKAVTKLEPFALNMHLPNGKDRTVYQFTDMVVNGAFNNFREFTGVFVRPSTPFGWQHQVMPSGDEPEGAAPGANPQQAGPPNGQPNINVGLAPSANR; encoded by the coding sequence ATGTCGTCGCGCATCGTTCCGCTCACGGCGCTTTCGGTCATGTTGCTGGTGATCTTTTGGGCCGTCGTCGCAACGGCGCAACAGCAGCAATTCCCCGAACAACAGCAACAACCGCTTCCGCAGCAGCAACTTCCACCTGAACAACAGCAACAACAGCTGCTGCAACAACAACAATTGCCGCCGCAGCCGCTCGAGCAGCAACTCGTCGGCCCGCCGGCCGGGGTTCCGCAGCAAGGGCTGCCGCCGGGAAATGGCATGTTGCCGGCGCCGGCACCGCAGCCGCTCCAGCAAGCTCCCTTCGTGCTCTCGCCGCCGGAAGAAGAGGTGCTCGATCGACTGCTCACCGATTGGCAAATGAAGAGCGGTCAGGTGAAGACTTATGAATCGACCTTTACCCGCTGGGACTACGACGGCGTGTTCGGAAACGCGAACGCCGCGAAGCGGATCGTCAAAGGGAAACTGAAATACGCCGCCCCCGACAAAGGCTACTACGAGCTCGACGACGCCAGCGAGAAGTGGATCTGCACGGGCGCCGCCGTCTTCGAATTTCGGAACGACTTAAAGCAGATGCGCGAACATCCGCTGCCGAAAGCAATGCAAGGGCAAGCGATCGCCGACGGGCCGATGCCGTTCGTGTTCGGCGTCGATGCCGGAAAGATGAAGGCCCGCTATTGGCTGCGTATCACGACGCCCCAAGCCAACCAAGCGGATCAGGTCTGGCTCGAGGTCTATCCTCGACACGCCAAAGACGCCGCGAACTTCCAGAAGATCGATCTAATTCTGAGCTTCGCCCACGACGGCAAGGCGGTGACGAAGCTGGAGCCGTTTGCCTTGAACATGCACTTGCCCAACGGCAAAGACCGAACCGTTTATCAGTTCACGGACATGGTCGTGAACGGAGCGTTTAACAACTTTCGCGAGTTTACCGGCGTCTTCGTGCGCCCCAGTACGCCGTTCGGTTGGCAACACCAGGTGATGCCGAGCGGCGACGAACCGGAAGGAGCCGCGCCGGGTGCGAACCCACAACAAGCCGGCCCTCCCAACGGACAGCCGAACATCAACGTCGGCTTGGCTCCGTCGGCGAATCGGTAA
- a CDS encoding HAD-IIB family hydrolase, which yields MRYLALATDYDGTIATSGIVDQPTLAALERLRGSGRKLILVTGRELDDLKKTFDHFEIFEWIVAENGALLYRPSNQESTYLGERPSQAFVDELVRRGVGPISVGGIIVATWHPHETTVLEVIRDLGLELQVIFNKDAVMVLPANINKATGLKAALKRMELSPHEVVGVGDAENDHAFLSMCECSAAVDNALPAVKERADIVLARDHGAGVTQLIDQMLADDLADLEGKVERHKLLLGTRADGVELRIRPYDNGILIAGPSGSGKSTVATGLLERLGEHKFQYCLIDPEGDYTAFDGAIVLGGAKQPPVIDETLQVLKDPTRNCVFNMVGVALADRPAMFLTLLSRLLELRAATGRPHWIVVDEAHHLLPTNWLPVALALPQQLNRLILITVHPAAVSPTVLETVKLVVAVGPEPAETVKELCVALKAPEPSLAGLQRGEDEVLLWSRATGETAFVRPARSKSERRRHIRKYAEGELPPERSFYFRGPTKALNLRAQNLILFMQTADGVDDATWKFHLDRGDVARWFAEGIKDGELEAEAQGIAEQSSQGNRVTPKESRALIRAAIEKRYTLPMTPFMPMPDTDAKPVHA from the coding sequence ATGCGTTACCTAGCTCTTGCAACCGACTATGACGGCACGATCGCCACGAGCGGCATCGTCGACCAGCCGACCTTGGCCGCGCTCGAACGGCTGCGCGGCTCCGGCCGGAAGCTGATCCTGGTCACAGGCCGAGAGCTCGACGACTTGAAGAAGACCTTCGACCATTTCGAGATCTTCGAGTGGATCGTGGCGGAGAACGGCGCGCTGTTGTATCGGCCGAGCAATCAGGAGTCGACGTACCTCGGCGAACGCCCGTCGCAAGCGTTCGTCGATGAGTTGGTGCGCCGCGGCGTCGGCCCGATCTCGGTCGGCGGAATCATCGTCGCGACATGGCATCCCCACGAGACGACGGTGCTCGAAGTCATTCGCGATCTCGGCCTCGAACTACAGGTGATCTTCAACAAAGACGCCGTGATGGTCTTGCCGGCCAACATCAACAAGGCGACCGGCCTAAAAGCGGCGCTGAAGCGCATGGAGCTCTCGCCGCACGAAGTGGTCGGCGTCGGCGATGCCGAAAACGATCACGCGTTTCTCAGCATGTGCGAGTGCTCGGCCGCGGTCGACAACGCGCTGCCGGCGGTGAAGGAGCGTGCCGACATCGTACTGGCGCGCGACCACGGAGCCGGCGTGACTCAGTTGATCGACCAGATGCTGGCCGACGACCTGGCCGATCTCGAAGGCAAAGTCGAGCGGCATAAGCTGCTGCTCGGGACGCGCGCCGACGGGGTCGAGCTGCGCATCCGTCCGTACGACAACGGCATCCTCATCGCGGGCCCTTCCGGCAGCGGCAAGTCGACCGTCGCGACAGGCCTGCTCGAACGTCTCGGCGAGCATAAATTTCAATACTGCCTCATCGATCCCGAGGGAGACTACACGGCCTTCGACGGGGCGATCGTGCTCGGCGGCGCGAAGCAACCGCCGGTGATCGACGAAACGCTGCAAGTGCTCAAAGACCCAACGCGAAATTGCGTGTTCAATATGGTCGGCGTGGCGCTCGCCGATCGGCCGGCGATGTTCCTCACGCTCTTGAGCCGGCTCTTGGAACTACGCGCCGCGACCGGCCGGCCCCATTGGATCGTAGTCGACGAGGCCCATCATCTGCTGCCGACGAATTGGCTGCCGGTGGCGCTCGCGCTGCCTCAGCAACTCAATCGTTTGATCCTCATCACCGTTCATCCGGCCGCCGTCTCGCCGACGGTGCTGGAAACGGTGAAGCTGGTCGTCGCCGTCGGGCCCGAGCCTGCGGAAACGGTGAAGGAGTTGTGCGTAGCGTTGAAAGCGCCGGAGCCATCGCTGGCCGGGCTCCAGCGCGGCGAGGACGAAGTGTTGCTTTGGTCGCGCGCGACCGGTGAGACGGCCTTCGTGCGCCCGGCCCGCAGCAAATCGGAGCGTCGTCGGCATATCCGTAAATACGCCGAAGGCGAGCTGCCGCCGGAACGGAGCTTCTATTTCCGCGGTCCGACGAAGGCGCTCAACCTGCGCGCGCAGAACTTGATTCTCTTCATGCAAACGGCCGACGGCGTCGACGACGCGACTTGGAAGTTTCATCTCGATCGCGGCGACGTCGCTCGTTGGTTTGCCGAAGGAATCAAAGACGGTGAGCTCGAAGCCGAAGCGCAAGGGATCGCCGAGCAGTCGTCGCAAGGGAACCGCGTGACGCCGAAAGAAAGCCGCGCACTCATTCGCGCCGCGATCGAGAAACGCTACACCTTGCCGATGACGCCGTTCATGCCGATGCCGGATACCGACGCCAAGCCGGTGCATGCGTGA
- a CDS encoding HAD family hydrolase: MPKSTNTDPTPRPERVPVRGIIFDLDGTLVDSALDFDAMRAEMGLSAGTALLEAIADLPPEEAERCREILHRHEHAGGLRATPIAGAAEFVRTIDALGMHRALWTRNSRAVALQTIARLQMPFEIVVARDDAPPKPDPTAVRDLCRRWKIEPNEIVVVGDYVFDIEAGRRAGARTVLYTAGAPLETCEGHELADFHLASFEQTEQLLRWMLQ; the protein is encoded by the coding sequence ATGCCGAAATCCACTAACACCGACCCGACGCCCCGACCCGAGCGGGTGCCGGTGCGCGGGATCATCTTCGATCTCGACGGGACGCTCGTCGATTCGGCGCTCGACTTCGACGCGATGCGCGCCGAGATGGGCCTGTCGGCGGGAACGGCGCTGCTCGAAGCGATCGCCGACCTTCCGCCTGAGGAAGCGGAACGCTGCCGTGAGATCCTTCATCGGCATGAACACGCCGGCGGCTTGCGCGCCACGCCGATCGCCGGAGCGGCCGAGTTCGTGCGCACGATCGACGCGCTCGGCATGCATCGCGCGCTGTGGACGAGGAATAGTCGCGCGGTCGCATTGCAAACGATCGCACGGTTGCAAATGCCGTTCGAGATCGTCGTGGCGCGCGACGACGCGCCGCCGAAGCCCGACCCGACCGCCGTGCGCGATCTTTGCCGGCGTTGGAAGATCGAGCCCAATGAGATCGTAGTCGTCGGCGACTACGTGTTCGATATCGAAGCCGGCCGACGGGCGGGAGCCCGGACGGTGCTGTATACGGCCGGGGCTCCGCTAGAGACATGCGAGGGGCATGAGCTGGCGGATTTTCATCTCGCGTCGTTCGAGCAGACGGAGCAATTGCTGCGCTGGATGTTGCAGTAG
- a CDS encoding 2-hydroxyacid dehydrogenase has translation MRIAVFNSKPYDREFLTTAVGKFSYELLFLEPHLSPATAKLAEGFDCVCVFVNDRLDADVLRTLAAGGTQLIALRCAGFNNVDLAAAAALGLRVIRVPAYSPYSVAEHTVGLMLTLNRKFHKAYNRVREGNFSLEGLLGFDFHGRTVGIVGTGKIGECTARILAGFGCRLLAFDPYPNEAVKQLGAAYVELPQLLGESDVVTLHCPLTPQSHHLIDAARLALMKPGAMLINTGRGALIDAGAVVAALKSGRLGALGIDVYEEEAELFFEDHSSHPILDDVFSRLLTFPNVLVTGHQAFFTRDALASIASQTIAGITAFATGKPLLNEVTLK, from the coding sequence GTGCGCATCGCCGTATTCAACTCGAAGCCGTACGATCGGGAATTTCTCACCACGGCCGTCGGCAAGTTCTCATACGAATTGCTGTTCCTCGAACCGCACCTCTCGCCGGCCACGGCCAAGCTCGCCGAAGGGTTCGACTGCGTCTGCGTCTTCGTCAACGATCGGCTCGATGCCGACGTGCTGCGAACGCTCGCCGCCGGAGGGACGCAGCTCATCGCGCTGCGCTGTGCGGGCTTCAACAACGTCGATCTCGCCGCCGCGGCCGCGTTGGGGCTCCGCGTGATTCGCGTGCCGGCCTATTCGCCTTACTCCGTCGCCGAGCATACCGTCGGCCTGATGCTCACGCTCAATCGCAAGTTTCATAAAGCCTACAACCGCGTGCGCGAAGGAAACTTTTCCCTCGAAGGTTTGCTCGGCTTCGACTTCCACGGCCGAACCGTCGGGATCGTCGGCACCGGAAAGATCGGCGAATGCACGGCCCGGATCCTCGCGGGCTTCGGCTGCCGGCTCTTGGCGTTCGATCCCTATCCGAACGAGGCCGTGAAACAGCTCGGAGCCGCCTACGTCGAGCTTCCGCAACTGCTCGGCGAGTCCGATGTCGTGACGCTGCATTGCCCCCTCACGCCGCAATCGCATCATCTGATCGATGCGGCCCGGCTCGCGCTGATGAAGCCCGGCGCGATGTTGATCAACACCGGTCGAGGGGCGCTGATCGATGCCGGGGCCGTCGTCGCGGCGCTGAAGTCGGGCCGGCTGGGCGCGCTGGGCATCGACGTCTATGAAGAAGAGGCCGAGCTCTTCTTCGAAGACCATTCGAGCCATCCGATTCTCGACGATGTTTTCTCGCGCCTGCTGACGTTTCCGAACGTCCTCGTCACGGGTCATCAAGCGTTCTTCACGCGCGACGCTCTGGCCAGCATCGCCTCGCAAACGATCGCCGGCATCACGGCCTTCGCAACCGGCAAGCCGCTATTGAACGAAGTCACGCTGAAGTAG
- a CDS encoding DUF4105 domain-containing protein, with protein MTNAPQTKRFSLAYRSAIALALSVALAGGCAKFKASNERNWSPDQSVLASAEFSKDLNQVTVRNVRYCDYKTSDDYVVRHYDKTYDLTKLKTVDFVRVPFPDMPELAHTMLSFGFDDKDYVGVSVEIRKEQGETYNPALAAMNKYELMYVVGDERDLIGLRTNFRLNDVYVYATRAEPDQVRKLFENILLRVNKLKRQPEFYNTLTNNCTTNIAKHINELMPNRVPYDYRILLPGYSDRLAYDLGLLKTEYSFDETRRAARVTDVAYRHRDDPEFSQAIRKR; from the coding sequence ATGACCAACGCCCCCCAAACCAAACGCTTTTCGCTTGCCTATCGATCGGCGATTGCGCTCGCGTTGTCGGTTGCCTTGGCCGGGGGCTGCGCGAAGTTCAAGGCCTCGAACGAGCGGAACTGGAGCCCGGACCAATCGGTGTTGGCGAGCGCGGAGTTCTCGAAAGATCTCAACCAGGTAACGGTGCGCAACGTTCGCTACTGCGATTACAAAACATCCGACGATTACGTCGTTCGCCATTACGACAAGACGTACGACCTGACGAAGCTGAAGACCGTCGACTTCGTGCGGGTGCCGTTTCCCGACATGCCCGAGCTCGCGCATACGATGCTGAGCTTCGGCTTCGACGACAAGGACTATGTCGGCGTCAGCGTCGAGATTCGCAAGGAGCAAGGGGAGACGTACAACCCGGCGCTCGCGGCGATGAACAAATACGAGCTGATGTACGTCGTCGGCGACGAGCGCGACTTGATCGGCTTGCGGACGAACTTCCGCTTAAACGACGTTTACGTCTACGCGACGCGGGCCGAGCCGGACCAGGTGCGTAAGCTGTTCGAGAATATTCTCCTACGCGTGAACAAGCTCAAGCGACAGCCGGAGTTCTACAACACGCTCACCAACAACTGCACCACGAACATCGCCAAGCACATCAACGAACTCATGCCGAACCGCGTCCCCTACGACTATCGCATTCTACTCCCCGGCTACTCCGACCGACTGGCTTACGACCTCGGGCTCCTGAAAACGGAATACTCGTTCGACGAAACACGCCGCGCGGCCCGCGTGACCGATGTGGCGTATCGACATCGGGACGATCCGGAATTCTCGCAAGCGATCCGGAAGCGATAG